From Daucus carota subsp. sativus chromosome 6, DH1 v3.0, whole genome shotgun sequence, the proteins below share one genomic window:
- the LOC108225259 gene encoding receptor-like serine/threonine-protein kinase SD1-8, with translation MQVFMKMVSASKLAVFQLIILISIYIFSMSEVGLGLDTISSGHPLFGNQSLVSKGGKFEMGFFSPGKSTNFYVGIWYKNIPVKTVVWVANRETPLRRFSDDSRLELAEDGSLILFNESNVKVLTVISTSVGLSSVPVKGVLRDDGNFVLSDGVSIVWDSFNYPTDTWLPHGKVGVDESLINRNQLLTSWKNPNDPGEGEFSFGIDEGASPELFMWRNRSKVLWRSGSWNDHKFASLESTFTNFSYNLVEQARYFSYVSENITSRFVLTHEGQINQMLWSESTQSWAIYLSYPRDSCSIFALCGSFGVCDLNSAPSCSCFEGFVPRLPVEWSRADWSSGCVRAKALKCSNDGFIRVKGISMPADSQSLSLDSAQVCEYACLRNCSCIAYSYSRSRCSLWTGDLLNTQISVDFHNKQKIGNVNGYIDIYLRSSEAPASRSGVLKKKKHSYVSLALYITIPIVITAILLLYLLWYIWRKKNKKRDAEEANENLLSFSLDISGQQNTYSNSNRLEGEKKDFNLPQFSFSSICAATDNFSSANKLGEGGFGPVYKGNLSNGQSVAVKRLSKRSGQGLDELKNETILIAKLQHRNLVRLLGCCLEQDEKILIYEHLPNKSLDFFIFDPSKQHLLDWRRRVQIIEGITQGLLYLHQHSRLRIIHRDLKASNILLDDQMNPKISDFGMAKIFGEDELQANTKRIVGTYGYMSPEYAMEGLFSVKSDVFAFGVLLLEILSGKKNTGFRQSDCISLLGYAWELWKTERVLELIDSTLELPASFLPLRFIHVGLLCVQENPA, from the exons ATGCAGGTGTTTATGAAGATGGTTTCAGCTTCCAAACTAGCTGTATTTCAGCTAAtaattctcatatcaatctACATTTTCAGTATGTCTGAGGTTGGCCTGGGGTTGGATACCATCTCATCAGGCCATCCACTCTTTGGAAATCAAAGTTTAGTCTCGAAAGGAGGCAAGTTCGAAATGGGATTCTTCTCCCCAGGGAAGTCTACAAATTTTTATGTTGGCATATGGTACAAAAACATCCCTGTGAAAACAGTAGTGTGGGTTGCAAACAGAGAGACACCCTTACGTCGATTTTCTGATGACTCCCGGCTAGAACTTGCTGAAGATGGAAGTCTGATACTCTTCAATGAGTCGAATGTGAAGGTTCTGACAGTGATTAGTACTTCTGTGGGATTAAGTTCAGTTCCTGTTAAAGGGGTGCTTCGTGATGATGGAAATTTTGTTTTGAGTGATGGAGTGAGCATTGTATGGGACAGTTTTAACTATCCAACAGACACTTGGCTTCCTCATGGGAAAGTTGGAGTTGATGAGAGCTTGATCAACAGAAACCAGCTTCTCACTTCTTGGAAGAATCCGAATGACCCGGGTGAGGGTGAGTTTTCTTTCGGGATAGATGAAGGAGCCAGCCCTGAATTATTTATGTGGAGGAACCGATCAAAGGTTTTGTGGAGAAGTGGGAGCTGGAATGACCACAAATTTGCATCATTGGAAAGTACTTTTACTAATTTCAGCTACAACTTAGTTGAACAAGCTAGATATTTTAGTTATGTTAGTGAAAATATTACATCCAGATTTGTGTTAACTCATGAAGGACAGATTAATCAGATGTTATGGTCTGAGAGTACTCAAAGCTGGGCCATATATCTGTCGTATCCTCGAGATAGTTGTAGTATATTTGCTCTCTGTGGTTCGTTTGGAGTGTGCGACTTGAACTCTGCTCCTAGTTGTAGTTGTTTTGAAGGTTTTGTACCACGTCTGCCAGTAGAGTGGAGCCGTGCTGATTGGTCTAGCGGTTGTGTGAGGGCTAAGGCCTTAAAGTGTTCCAATGATGGTTTCATTCGTGTGAAAGGAATTTCAATGCCAGCAGATTCGCAATCCTTAAGTTTGGATAGTGCTCAAGTTTGTGAATATGCATGTCTGCGCAACTGCTCATGCATAGCTTATTCTTACAGCAGAAGCAGATGTTCCTTATGGACGGGTGATCTATTGAATACACAAATTTCAGTCGATTTTCATAATAAACAAAAGATAGGAAATGTCAATGGTTATATAGATATTTACCTCAGATCTTCCGAAGCTCCTGCATCAA GATCAGGAGTATTGAAAAAGAAGAAGCACTCCTATGTTTCACTGGCACTCTATATCACCATTCCAATTGTCATCACCGCTATATTATTGCTCTACTTATTGTGGTATATCTGgaggaaaaaaaataagaagagaG ATGCCGAGGAAGCAAACGAGAATCTACTATCTTTCAGCTTGGATATTAGCGGCCAGCAAAACACATATAGCAATAGCAACAGACTAGAAGGAGAGAAGAAAGACTTCAACCTGCCACAATTTAGTTTTTCAAGCATATGTGCTGCCACAGACAACTTTTCCTCTGCAAACAAGCTCGGAGAAGGTGGTTTTGGACCTGTTTACAAG GGTAACTTGTCTAACGGACAGTCTGTAGCAGTTAAAAGACTTTCAAAGAGGTCCGGACAAGGCCTGGACGAGCTAAAAAATGAAACAATACTGATTGCCAAGCTCCAACACAGAAATCTTGTTAGACTCTTGGGATGCTGTCTTGAGCAAGACGAAAAGATACTGATCTATGAACACCTGCCCAACAAAAGCCTGGatttctttatttttg ATCCTAGTAAACAACATCTATTAGATTGGAGGAGACGTGTTCAAATAATTGAAGGTATCACTCAAGGGCTTCTTTATCTCCATCAGCATTCCAGATTACGTATAATTCATAGAGACCTGAAGGCTAGTAACATTCTGCTGGATGATCAAATGAATCCCAAGATTTCTGATTTTGGCATGGCAAAAATATTTGGGGAAGATGAGCTGCAAGCAAATACCAAACGGATTGTGGGAACTTA CGGATATATGTCCCCAGAGTACGCCATGGAGGGACTATTTTCAGTGAAGTCTGATGTATTTGCCTTTGGCGTCTTGCTACTGGAGATCCTGAGTGGGAAAAAGAACACTGGTTTCCGTCAATCAGATTGCATCAGTCTTCTTGGATAT GCATGGGAGTTGTGGAAAACCGAAAGGGTGCTTGAGTTAATAGACTCAACGCTGGAACTACCTGCCTCATTCTTGCCACTGAGGTTTATTCATGTCGGCCTCTTGTGCGTTCAAGAAAATCCAGCATAA